The Watersipora subatra chromosome 1, tzWatSuba1.1, whole genome shotgun sequence genome has a window encoding:
- the LOC137385877 gene encoding aspartate--tRNA ligase, cytoplasmic-like: MEDKENSSTEPSKNALKKAKKEAEKAAKKAQRKSEQASEAGAGEATELADVSKGSYGSYGLMQSAEKCDRELIDIRTLDLSRANSDLWIRGRLHTSRAKGKQCFFVLRQQQFTVQAVAAVSETMSKQMIKFIAAISKESIIDVFASIQATPNKVESCTQQDVELHVKQVWIASVAEPRLPLQIEDAGRQDSEDGLATVGADIKLDNRVLDLRTSTNQAIYRVEAGIMRLFREFLTSQDFVEINTPKMISAASEGGANVFTVSYFKSNAYLAQSPQLYKQMAIAADFGRVFTVGAVFRAEDSNTHRHLTEFVGLDMEMAFKFHYHEAVDMIGAMFVNMFKGLRDNFQTEIATINKQYPAEPFKFLDPPLRLEFAEGMKMLREAGVDIADDEDMSTPNEKLLGRLVKAKYDTDFYILDKFPINFRPFYTMPDPNNPEVGNSYDMFMRGEEILSGAQRIHDPEFLTKQAKVHEIDIEKIKAYIDSFRYGCPPHAGGGIGLERVVMLYLGLDNIRKTSMFPRDPKRLTP, translated from the exons ATGGAAGACAAAGAAAACAG CTCCACGGAACCGTCTAAGAATGCTTTGaaaaaagccaaaaaagaaGCTGAAAAGGCAGCAAAAAAGGCACAAAGGAAATCAGAACAAGCTTCCGAAGCTGGG gCAGGAGAAGCCACTGAGCTGGCAGATGTTTCAAAAGGCAGCTATGGCTCTTATGGGCTGATGCAATCTGCAGAAAAATGTGACAGAGAGCTTATTGATATTCGCACTCTTGATTTATCTCGAGCTAATAGTGATCTGTGGATTCGAGGACGACTTCATACCAGCAGAGCCAAAG GCAAGCAATGTTTCTTTGTGTTGAGGCAACAGCAGTTCACTGTACAAGCAGTGGCAGCAGTCAGCGAAACTATGAGCAAGCAGATGATAAAGTTTATTGCTGC AATTAGCAAAGAGTCCATAATTGACGTGTTTGCGAGCATACAGGCGACTCCAAATAAGGTAGAGAGTTGCACCCAGCAGGATGTGGAGTTACATGTGAAACAG GTTTGGATAGCGAGTGTAGCTGAGCCAAGACTTCCTCTTCAGATTGAGGATGCTGGAAGACAGGACTCTGAAgat GGGCTGGCAACTGTTGGTGCTGACATCAAACTTGATAACAGAGTTTTAGACTTGAGAACATCCACTAACCAGGCGATCTATCGAGTTGAGGCCGGCATAATGAGACTCTTTAGAGAGTTTCTTACTTCTCAGGACTTTGTCGAGATTAACACACCCAAAATGATCTCTG CTGCATCTGAGGGCGGTGCCAATGTGTTCACCGTTTCATACTTCAAATCCAACGCTTATCTTGCCCAGTCTCCTCAGTTGTACAAACAGATGGCGATAGCTGCAGACTTTGGAAGAGTCTTTACTGTTGGCGCAG TATTTCGAGCAGAAGACTCGAATACTCACCGGCATTTGACGGAGTTCGTTGGCCTTGACATGGAGATGGCTTTCAAGTTTCACTATCATGAAGCTGTTGACATGATTGGCGCTATGTTTGTGAACATGTTCAAAGGTCTGAGAGACAACTTTCAGACGGAAATCGCTACTATTAACAAGCAATATCCAGCTGAGCCATTCAAGTTTCTTGATCCTCC GTTGAGACTGGAATTCGCTGAGGGAATGAAGATGCTGCGAGAAGCTGGAGTTGATATTGCTGATGATGAGGACATGAGTACTCCAAATGAGAAGCTTCTTGGCAGACTTGTGAAGGCCAAG TATGACACAGACTTCTACATTTTGGACAAATTTCCCATCAACTTTCGACCTTTCTACACTATGCCTGACCCTAACAATCCCGAGGTTGGCAATTCTTATGACATGTTCATGAGAGGTGAAGAGATCTTATCAGGGGCTCAGAGGATCCACGACCCAGAGTTTCTCACCAAACAAGCCAAGGTCCATGAGATTG ACATAGAGAAGATTAAGGCGTATATCGATTCGTTCAGATATGGCTGTCCCCCTCATGCTGGAGGTGGTATTG GGCTGGAACGGGTTGTCATGCTCTATCTTGGTCTAGACAATATCAGAAAGACATCGATGTTCCCTCGTGACCCAAAGAGACTCACTCCCTGA